A genome region from Pristis pectinata isolate sPriPec2 chromosome 4, sPriPec2.1.pri, whole genome shotgun sequence includes the following:
- the LOC127569503 gene encoding microfibril-associated glycoprotein 3-like isoform X1 translates to MKHPGLTVILIFNFCIFVCGLYNGTNYSSISVRRVSSVSRAGSNFLSNLPAHRDLIVKEGTSVLIECNVNSSQFYNILWYNSKGSLLKESSKTAVGKWLILDSGELNITSVTFADRGRYTCIATNSHGTLNYTVTLRVVFTTGDMGIYYMIVCLVAFSIIMILNITRLCMMSSHLRKTEKAINDFFKMEGAEKLQKAFEIAKRIPIITSAKTLELAKVTQFKTMEFARYIEELARSIPLPPLILNCRAFVEEIIEAVRMDDVEQATDEENKEAQAMGCNDEIYTIDSEMQRSCSPAGESDDSYMHEECQEIAVQVSVHSQSEKQSIDNLSQGSS, encoded by the exons ATGAAGCATCCAGGTTTAAcagtaattttgatttttaacttttgcATATTTGTTTGTGGATTATATAATGGCACAAATTACAGTTCTATCAGTGTGCGAAGGGTCAGTTCTGTGTCACGTGCAGGATCGAATTTCCTTTCAAACCTACCAGCACACCGTGACCTAATAGTGAAAGAAGGAACAAGTGTGTTGATTGAATGCAATGTGAACAGTAGTCAGTTTTACAACATTCTGTGGTACAACTCAAAGGGAAGTCTCCTTAAGGAAAGCAGCAAAACAG CAGTTGGAAAATGGCTTATTTTAGACAGTGGAGAACTGAACATCACCAGTGTCACATTTGCAGATCGAGGTCGTTACACATGCATCGCAACAAACTCTCATGGAACTTTAAACTACACAGTCACTCTGCGTGTTGTCTTTACCACAGGCGATATGGGTATTTATTATATGATAGTTTGCCTCGTTGCTTTTTCGATTATTATGATATTGAACATCACTCGCCTCTGTATGATGAGCAGTCACCTCAGGAAAACTGAAAAGGCAATCAATGACTTCTTCAAAATGGAAGGAGCAGAAAAATTACAGAAAGCGTTTGAAATTGCAAAACGCATTCCTATCATCACATCAGCAAAGACACTTGAGCTGGCTAAAGTAACTCAATTTAAGACCATGGAATTTGCCAGGTACATAGAAGAACTTGCTCGGAGCATTCCTCTGCCACCTCTTATTTTGAATTGCAGAGCGTTTGTAGAAGAAATTATCGAGGCTGTGCGGATGGATGATGTAGAGCAGGCCACAGATGAAGAAAACAAAGAGGCACAAGCAATGGGCTGCAATGATGAGATCTATACTATAGATTCTGAAATGCAACGCAGCTGTTCACCTGCAGGGGAATCTGATGACTCGTACATGCATGAGGAGTGTCAAGAGATTGCTGTTCAAGTCTCAGTACATTCTCAGTCAGAGAAACAGAGCATTGACAATCTTTCTCAAGGAAGCAGCTAA
- the LOC127569503 gene encoding microfibril-associated glycoprotein 3-like isoform X2 encodes MKHPGLTVILIFNFCIFVCGLYNGTNYSSISVRRVSSVSRAGSNFLSNLPAHRDLIVKEGTSVLIECNVNSSQFYNILWYNSKGSLLKESSKTVGKWLILDSGELNITSVTFADRGRYTCIATNSHGTLNYTVTLRVVFTTGDMGIYYMIVCLVAFSIIMILNITRLCMMSSHLRKTEKAINDFFKMEGAEKLQKAFEIAKRIPIITSAKTLELAKVTQFKTMEFARYIEELARSIPLPPLILNCRAFVEEIIEAVRMDDVEQATDEENKEAQAMGCNDEIYTIDSEMQRSCSPAGESDDSYMHEECQEIAVQVSVHSQSEKQSIDNLSQGSS; translated from the exons ATGAAGCATCCAGGTTTAAcagtaattttgatttttaacttttgcATATTTGTTTGTGGATTATATAATGGCACAAATTACAGTTCTATCAGTGTGCGAAGGGTCAGTTCTGTGTCACGTGCAGGATCGAATTTCCTTTCAAACCTACCAGCACACCGTGACCTAATAGTGAAAGAAGGAACAAGTGTGTTGATTGAATGCAATGTGAACAGTAGTCAGTTTTACAACATTCTGTGGTACAACTCAAAGGGAAGTCTCCTTAAGGAAAGCAGCAAAACAG TTGGAAAATGGCTTATTTTAGACAGTGGAGAACTGAACATCACCAGTGTCACATTTGCAGATCGAGGTCGTTACACATGCATCGCAACAAACTCTCATGGAACTTTAAACTACACAGTCACTCTGCGTGTTGTCTTTACCACAGGCGATATGGGTATTTATTATATGATAGTTTGCCTCGTTGCTTTTTCGATTATTATGATATTGAACATCACTCGCCTCTGTATGATGAGCAGTCACCTCAGGAAAACTGAAAAGGCAATCAATGACTTCTTCAAAATGGAAGGAGCAGAAAAATTACAGAAAGCGTTTGAAATTGCAAAACGCATTCCTATCATCACATCAGCAAAGACACTTGAGCTGGCTAAAGTAACTCAATTTAAGACCATGGAATTTGCCAGGTACATAGAAGAACTTGCTCGGAGCATTCCTCTGCCACCTCTTATTTTGAATTGCAGAGCGTTTGTAGAAGAAATTATCGAGGCTGTGCGGATGGATGATGTAGAGCAGGCCACAGATGAAGAAAACAAAGAGGCACAAGCAATGGGCTGCAATGATGAGATCTATACTATAGATTCTGAAATGCAACGCAGCTGTTCACCTGCAGGGGAATCTGATGACTCGTACATGCATGAGGAGTGTCAAGAGATTGCTGTTCAAGTCTCAGTACATTCTCAGTCAGAGAAACAGAGCATTGACAATCTTTCTCAAGGAAGCAGCTAA